The Corvus moneduloides isolate bCorMon1 chromosome 16, bCorMon1.pri, whole genome shotgun sequence genomic sequence GCCAGCCAATGAGCGGTGGCCGTGGCCGTGCTTGAGGCCGCGCGGGGCGGAAGCGGaagcggcagcggcggggccggggcggggcgggggccgtgGGGCCCtggggccggggccggagccggggccggaGCGATGCCGCTGCACCGGTTCCCGCCACGGCTCTGGGCCGCGATGCGGATGCGGGAGGGCATCTGCGCCCGGCTGCCGCAGCACTACCTGGCCTCGCTTCAGGACGACACGCCGCCCACCCCCGTGCACTGGCAGCCGCACGGCCTGCGCTACCGGCGGAACCCGCGCACCGGCGAGCGCGAGCGCGTGCAGGACGTGCCGGTGCCCGTGTACTTCCCGCCGGCCGCCAACGAGGGGCTCTGGGGCGGCGAGGGATGGATCCGCGGCTTCCGCTACGCGCGCAACGACAAGGTGAGCGCTGCGCCCTTCCCCGAGCCCGGGCCGGTGCCACCGAGGCCTGCTGGCAgcggccgccgcctccccccGGGGCAGCGCCTGACGGCCGCGCCGTGCCCAGCTCTCCACCAGGCTGCCCAAGACGTGGAAGCCGCAGCTCTTCGAGCGGCAGTTCTACAGCGAGATCCTGGACGCCACGCTGACCATCACCGTCACCATGCGCACGCTCGACCTCAT encodes the following:
- the MRPL28 gene encoding 39S ribosomal protein L28, mitochondrial, giving the protein MPLHRFPPRLWAAMRMREGICARLPQHYLASLQDDTPPTPVHWQPHGLRYRRNPRTGERERVQDVPVPVYFPPAANEGLWGGEGWIRGFRYARNDKLSTRLPKTWKPQLFERQFYSEILDATLTITVTMRTLDLIDAAFGFDFYILKTPKVDMCSKLGMDLKRTMLLRLARRDPELHPNDPARREAIYDKYKEFVIPEEEAEWVGLSLEEAIEKQRLLEKKDPVPLFKVYAEELVSQLKEQQQAVQKQ